A single genomic interval of Desulfosoma caldarium harbors:
- a CDS encoding universal stress protein — MFKKILFPVDFSPVSEKIVPVVREMAERFQAKVHVLFVARIFDDLGSMYVPRPSIKTIQTELAEGARKKLNEFLQQHFQDLPMEGQVVSGDPAEEILKFAATQGMDLIVMGTHGRKGLERIVFGSVAERVVKGASVPVLTVNPYGEEAPSAA; from the coding sequence ATGTTTAAGAAAATTCTTTTCCCCGTGGATTTTTCCCCCGTTTCGGAAAAAATCGTTCCGGTGGTGCGGGAAATGGCTGAGCGGTTTCAAGCCAAGGTGCACGTGCTCTTTGTGGCCAGAATATTTGATGATTTGGGAAGCATGTATGTGCCTCGTCCCAGTATCAAGACCATTCAGACCGAACTGGCCGAAGGGGCCCGTAAAAAGCTCAACGAGTTTCTCCAGCAACATTTTCAAGACCTGCCCATGGAGGGCCAAGTGGTATCGGGCGATCCCGCCGAAGAGATTCTGAAGTTCGCCGCGACGCAGGGCATGGACCTGATTGTCATGGGCACACACGGGCGAAAAGGTTTGGAGCGCATTGTTTTTGGCAGCGTGGCCGAACGTGTGGTCAAGGGGGCCAGCGTGCCGGTCCTGACGGTGAATCCCTACGGAGAGGAAGCCCCGTCGGCGGCGTGA
- a CDS encoding ATP-binding protein: protein MKLCTTAEGSGLGLAIVRKVAHRHGGEAWVRSEPGQKGRSFSL from the coding sequence TTGAAGCTTTGCACGACAGCCGAAGGCTCGGGACTGGGTTTGGCCATCGTGCGCAAAGTAGCGCACCGGCACGGCGGAGAAGCCTGGGTGCGTTCGGAACCGGGGCAAAAGGGACGGTCTTTCTCTTTATGA
- a CDS encoding methyl-accepting chemotaxis protein, with product MSFMNAAVEAVRAGEAGAGFSVVAEEVRSLAMRSAEAAKSTANLIEQSQKNADNGVQSANEVKEILIKIIDGINKVSQLAKDIAVASNEQAEGVNQINLAVLEMDKVTQSNAATSEECASASEQLFG from the coding sequence ATGTCGTTTATGAATGCCGCCGTGGAGGCTGTGCGGGCAGGCGAAGCCGGCGCTGGGTTCTCGGTGGTGGCAGAAGAGGTGCGAAGCCTGGCGATGCGAAGTGCTGAAGCGGCCAAAAGTACGGCGAATTTAATCGAACAGTCCCAGAAAAATGCCGATAACGGGGTGCAATCGGCTAACGAAGTCAAAGAAATCCTGATCAAAATCATAGACGGCATCAACAAAGTAAGCCAACTGGCAAAGGATATCGCGGTGGCAAGTAACGAACAGGCCGAAGGGGTCAACCAAATTAATCTGGCGGTTCTCGAGATGGATAAGGTTACACAGTCCAACGCTGCCACCTCTGAAGAGTGCGCCTCGGCCAGCGAACAATTATTCGGTTAG
- a CDS encoding DDE-type integrase/transposase/recombinase, with product MTHFFCSDSGWFDGIAVIDCWNREIVAYRISRRQNAKVAEGAFERCAHSPIGHNKAASQGLALRSDNGRVFTSKRYLKVLRACGLRPVDITPYSPQQNGMIERFMRTLKEECIWLNLFSSFDEAKTIIEG from the coding sequence ATGACCCACTTTTTCTGCTCGGATTCCGGGTGGTTTGATGGGATTGCGGTGATCGACTGTTGGAATCGGGAGATTGTGGCTTATCGCATCAGCCGGCGACAAAACGCCAAGGTGGCGGAAGGCGCTTTTGAAAGATGCGCTCATTCGCCGATTGGGCACAATAAAGCCGCCTCCCAAGGGCTTGCCCTCAGAAGTGACAACGGGCGCGTCTTCACGTCGAAACGTTATCTCAAAGTGCTGCGTGCGTGTGGTCTGCGCCCTGTAGACATCACCCCCTACAGTCCCCAGCAAAACGGAATGATCGAGCGGTTCATGAGAACGCTGAAAGAGGAGTGTATTTGGCTCAACCTGTTTTCGTCCTTTGATGAGGCCAAAACGATCATCGAGGGTTGA
- a CDS encoding metal ABC transporter solute-binding protein, Zn/Mn family, whose translation MRVRCFFGGFAVVLTLLFLGAGVACAGPLKVFVTLAPQKELVERLGGDRVQVMVLVPSGADPHTFEPSPAQMKALADSSLYFPIGIPFEKKLIARIGSLNPQLNITPMDQGLPKRFFEEEDHHHKETSSGKDHGHEHEKTEANTPKRAPEGHAFHSHAKGEPDPHVWLSPPLVMAMARTTVLALMAADPGDRAGYEARYKNFLSDVASLDLEIHRTFQDAKPPRVFYVFHPSWGYFADAYGLQQEAVEWEGKEAKPVHLKHIITSARAAGVKTLFVQPQFSTRSAEMVAKEIGARLEVIDPLAENWIENLRQVSRRLREAMP comes from the coding sequence ATGAGAGTTCGTTGCTTTTTTGGGGGCTTCGCCGTTGTTCTAACCCTGTTGTTTCTGGGGGCGGGGGTGGCCTGTGCGGGGCCGCTCAAGGTTTTTGTAACCCTGGCACCGCAAAAGGAACTGGTGGAACGGTTGGGAGGAGACCGAGTCCAGGTCATGGTTCTTGTGCCTTCCGGAGCCGATCCGCACACCTTTGAACCTTCCCCCGCACAGATGAAGGCTCTGGCCGACTCTTCGCTCTATTTTCCCATAGGTATTCCATTTGAAAAGAAGCTCATTGCCCGCATTGGATCCCTCAATCCCCAGCTGAACATCACACCCATGGATCAAGGATTGCCCAAGAGGTTTTTCGAAGAAGAGGATCATCACCACAAAGAGACGTCGTCGGGCAAAGACCATGGGCATGAACATGAAAAAACGGAGGCAAACACGCCGAAACGGGCACCTGAAGGCCACGCCTTTCATTCCCATGCCAAAGGGGAACCGGATCCCCATGTGTGGTTGTCTCCACCCCTGGTCATGGCCATGGCTCGAACGACGGTTCTGGCCCTCATGGCTGCAGACCCCGGGGATAGGGCGGGCTACGAGGCGCGCTATAAGAATTTTCTTTCCGACGTGGCGTCTTTGGATCTGGAAATTCACAGGACCTTTCAGGATGCCAAGCCGCCTCGCGTTTTTTATGTCTTTCACCCCTCGTGGGGTTATTTTGCCGACGCCTACGGACTGCAACAGGAGGCCGTGGAATGGGAAGGCAAGGAAGCCAAGCCCGTACACCTCAAGCACATCATCACTTCCGCTCGGGCTGCCGGTGTGAAAACCCTTTTTGTTCAGCCTCAGTTTTCGACGCGTTCCGCAGAAATGGTGGCCAAAGAAATCGGCGCGCGGCTGGAAGTCATCGACCCTTTGGCCGAAAATTGGATAGAAAACCTCCGGCAGGTGAGCCGTCGGCTTCGAGAAGCTATGCCATGA
- a CDS encoding metal ABC transporter ATP-binding protein has protein sequence MKQKMSAEVALVRQVTFAYNNHPVLEGVDLTIHAGDFAAVIGPNGGGKTTLIKLLLGLLKPQKGSVTLFGETPAKTVHRVGYVPQDAHLHRFFPLTVLELTLMGRLGPGHFYRRYTAEDLKAAEAALDRMEMLPYRKARLDELSGGQRQRVFIARALASQPDALFLDEPAAGVDSAGQTDLYTHLKELNERLTILVVTHDLLVLSSYVKSVVCVNRSLVHHPSPEVTEDILRFGYPCPVELLAHGHVPHRVLPLHGGRNRE, from the coding sequence ATGAAACAAAAAATGTCGGCGGAAGTGGCGCTGGTGCGGCAAGTCACCTTCGCCTACAACAACCACCCCGTGCTGGAAGGTGTGGACCTAACAATTCATGCGGGCGATTTTGCGGCCGTCATCGGACCCAACGGCGGCGGCAAAACCACCTTGATCAAGCTCCTTTTGGGCCTTCTGAAACCGCAAAAGGGTTCGGTGACCCTTTTTGGAGAAACCCCCGCCAAGACCGTTCATCGTGTGGGCTATGTACCGCAAGATGCTCACCTGCATCGTTTCTTTCCCCTGACCGTCCTAGAACTCACCCTCATGGGACGTCTGGGCCCCGGGCATTTCTATCGCCGGTACACCGCCGAGGACCTGAAGGCGGCCGAAGCCGCCCTGGATCGCATGGAAATGCTTCCCTATCGAAAAGCTCGCCTGGACGAACTGAGCGGCGGTCAGAGGCAGAGAGTTTTCATTGCTCGGGCTCTGGCTTCGCAGCCCGATGCGCTTTTTTTGGATGAGCCGGCAGCAGGTGTGGATTCCGCGGGTCAAACAGACCTCTACACCCATCTCAAGGAACTGAATGAGCGCCTCACCATTCTTGTGGTCACGCACGATCTTTTGGTCCTTTCCAGCTACGTGAAATCGGTGGTGTGTGTGAATCGATCCCTCGTGCACCATCCTTCTCCGGAAGTGACGGAAGACATTTTGCGCTTCGGCTACCCATGCCCCGTGGAACTCTTGGCACACGGACACGTCCCGCATCGGGTTTTGCCCCTGCATGGAGGCCGAAACCGTGAGTGA
- a CDS encoding metal ABC transporter permease yields the protein MSEWLELSFVQNAFAASLLAGVLCGIVGTYVVANRIAYLAGGVAHAAYGGVGLAFYLEISPTLGILGFTMAAALLMGVLSLRERHRADTAISVLWAFGMALGVLLVDITPGYGADLMSYLFGSILTVSRGSLAAMAMLTLIVLPWTMLFHNELAAVSYDESFARVRGLPVTAFYLSLVGLMALTVVVLVQVVGLILVIALLTIAPYIAEKRSRSLLSMMGRAVVYNVLFGMTGLCLSLALNVTSGAAIICVAAAGYFLSVGLDNLKKRQGLRGHHV from the coding sequence GTGAGTGAGTGGCTAGAACTGTCTTTTGTGCAAAACGCCTTTGCCGCATCGCTTCTTGCCGGAGTCCTATGCGGCATCGTGGGAACCTACGTGGTGGCCAACCGCATCGCCTACCTTGCCGGCGGTGTGGCCCATGCGGCCTACGGTGGGGTTGGACTCGCTTTCTATCTGGAGATTTCGCCAACTCTGGGGATTCTGGGCTTCACCATGGCTGCGGCATTGCTCATGGGAGTCTTGTCCCTTCGAGAACGCCACCGGGCGGATACGGCCATCAGCGTGCTATGGGCGTTCGGCATGGCTCTAGGTGTGCTCTTGGTGGACATCACGCCCGGCTACGGCGCCGACCTCATGAGCTACCTTTTCGGCAGCATTCTCACCGTGTCCCGAGGTTCACTGGCAGCCATGGCGATGCTGACTCTTATCGTCCTTCCCTGGACGATGCTTTTCCACAACGAATTGGCGGCGGTGTCTTACGATGAATCCTTCGCGCGTGTGCGAGGCCTTCCCGTGACGGCCTTTTACCTGAGCCTGGTGGGACTGATGGCCCTCACCGTCGTGGTGCTCGTGCAGGTGGTGGGCTTGATTCTTGTCATCGCCCTGCTGACCATCGCGCCTTATATCGCCGAAAAGAGAAGCCGATCCCTTCTCAGCATGATGGGGCGTGCGGTGGTCTACAATGTGCTGTTCGGCATGACCGGGTTGTGTCTTTCCCTGGCCCTGAACGTGACGTCCGGGGCTGCCATCATTTGCGTGGCGGCGGCGGGCTACTTCCTTTCGGTCGGCCTGGATAACTTGAAGAAACGACAGGGTTTAAGGGGTCACCATGTGTGA
- a CDS encoding Fur family transcriptional regulator, with amino-acid sequence MCERCDYRQFMENGGIRPTEHRLAVLQVLGNATHPMTAQEVFDALQAERAINRVTVYRALESLVKGGVVDKISAGDRSFRYGLAPNEHHPQHAHFYCRLCRAMACLPPESLPSPYRLGVSSAVPGVVEKYEIRLDGICHHCRLRDA; translated from the coding sequence ATGTGTGAGCGGTGCGATTACCGACAATTTATGGAAAATGGTGGCATTCGGCCTACGGAGCATCGCCTGGCGGTTCTACAGGTGCTGGGCAATGCGACGCACCCCATGACGGCTCAGGAAGTCTTTGACGCTCTGCAAGCTGAACGGGCCATCAACCGAGTGACCGTCTATCGCGCCTTGGAATCCCTGGTCAAAGGAGGCGTGGTGGACAAAATAAGTGCCGGGGATCGAAGCTTTCGCTACGGCTTGGCGCCCAACGAACACCACCCACAGCATGCCCATTTCTACTGCCGCCTCTGTCGCGCCATGGCGTGCCTACCTCCGGAAAGCCTCCCTTCGCCTTATCGCCTCGGTGTATCTTCCGCCGTGCCGGGCGTTGTGGAAAAATACGAAATCCGCCTGGACGGCATCTGCCATCACTGCCGGCTGCGTGACGCATGA
- the yedF gene encoding sulfurtransferase-like selenium metabolism protein YedF: MKDEHLDCRGLACPAPVLKVKDVLDRGSPPRITVVVDNPAGKENVSRFLSRAGYQVQVQEDGPNYVVVGSRETQETCQVAVAVKEPEASRILVLVGTNRLGSGDDGLGAKLMENFLGTLKEMGPALWRLVFLNGGVHLTVQDSPVLPTLQALEKDKVSILVCGTCLNHFGLLEKKAVGETTNMLDIVTSMQLADRVISLT, translated from the coding sequence ATGAAGGACGAACATTTGGATTGCCGAGGTCTGGCCTGCCCGGCTCCGGTTCTCAAGGTCAAGGACGTCCTAGACCGCGGATCGCCGCCGCGGATTACCGTGGTGGTGGATAATCCCGCAGGGAAAGAAAACGTGAGCCGCTTTCTCAGCCGTGCCGGTTATCAGGTACAGGTCCAAGAGGATGGCCCCAATTATGTGGTTGTGGGCAGTCGAGAAACACAGGAAACCTGTCAGGTGGCCGTCGCGGTCAAGGAACCCGAAGCGTCCCGCATTTTGGTGCTCGTGGGGACAAACCGCCTGGGCTCCGGCGACGATGGGCTCGGGGCGAAACTCATGGAAAATTTCCTCGGCACCCTCAAGGAAATGGGACCGGCTCTGTGGCGGTTGGTTTTTCTCAACGGCGGCGTGCACCTCACCGTGCAGGACTCCCCCGTCCTGCCCACCCTGCAAGCCCTGGAAAAAGACAAGGTCTCCATTCTGGTGTGTGGAACCTGTCTGAACCATTTCGGCTTGTTGGAAAAGAAAGCCGTGGGAGAAACCACCAATATGCTCGATATCGTCACGTCCATGCAGTTGGCCGATCGAGTCATCAGTTTGACCTAG
- a CDS encoding DNA integrity scanning protein DisA nucleotide-binding domain protein: MGSKVSKNALVFNVLQALREGLTHFSGPSRVALVYAEKRDDPMRVCDPEDLLRGHEPKLKELYIDSDTWRTGAPDPPDMQRFGHIFPEPNLHLSGLISFGGRSRSIFYQMWFTEHHPDMCSILPTERWLEHAAYLLSHDFATARTFLTDSSHYVLREYATHAVHDALVDSVNFNVGRESRRRIYPILDAVLELSKTPEEGAWPRGKLVFVEESCLDDLHLMAVFPEGERPNIGNAKHIRKILLAVEHSDRWLVSDGRCLMGIGRGPLPQRRISAEFFGGYGFLRLDGETVCSFSEGRFYSSNRRAKLVQLEEALLTSDLDSSQAHTLFQIVANIVHGAQDRKHGCTLVLDLDPEAKPIPGHQLKNPLDLQDPANLDLAKSLSKMDGALHIGADAKLYRFACLLDGHSVPGEDRARGARYNSALRFSAEHHHTLIVVVSSDRPVSVIHGGVELSATCPWRPTIRLSGTPPTLSQWITLE; this comes from the coding sequence ATGGGGTCAAAGGTTTCCAAGAATGCCTTGGTCTTCAATGTGCTTCAGGCCCTTCGAGAGGGGCTCACGCATTTTTCAGGGCCCAGTCGCGTGGCCCTTGTTTACGCGGAAAAGCGCGATGATCCCATGAGAGTGTGCGACCCTGAAGATCTGCTTCGAGGCCATGAACCCAAGCTCAAAGAACTCTACATAGACAGCGACACGTGGCGCACCGGCGCGCCCGATCCCCCCGACATGCAACGTTTCGGGCACATCTTTCCCGAACCCAATTTGCATCTTTCGGGTCTCATCTCCTTTGGAGGTCGCTCTCGATCCATTTTTTACCAAATGTGGTTCACCGAACATCATCCGGACATGTGTTCCATTCTGCCCACGGAACGGTGGCTGGAACACGCCGCGTATCTTTTATCTCATGATTTCGCCACGGCTCGAACCTTTCTCACCGATTCTTCTCATTACGTGCTCAGGGAATATGCTACCCACGCCGTCCATGACGCCCTCGTGGACAGCGTGAACTTCAACGTGGGTAGGGAGAGTCGGAGGCGCATCTATCCCATTCTGGACGCGGTTCTCGAGCTGTCCAAGACTCCCGAGGAAGGGGCATGGCCTCGAGGGAAGCTGGTCTTCGTGGAGGAGAGCTGTCTCGACGATTTGCACCTCATGGCCGTTTTCCCGGAAGGGGAACGGCCGAATATCGGCAATGCCAAGCACATAAGAAAGATTTTGCTGGCGGTGGAACATTCCGACCGATGGCTTGTGTCCGACGGCCGATGCCTGATGGGCATTGGGCGAGGTCCTTTGCCGCAGCGTCGCATCAGCGCTGAATTCTTCGGCGGTTACGGTTTCCTAAGGCTCGACGGCGAAACCGTGTGCAGCTTTTCCGAAGGGCGCTTTTACTCGTCCAATCGCCGCGCTAAGCTGGTGCAACTGGAAGAAGCCCTGCTCACCTCCGACCTGGACTCCTCGCAAGCCCATACGCTCTTCCAGATTGTCGCCAACATCGTGCACGGCGCCCAGGATCGCAAACATGGTTGCACACTGGTCCTGGATCTAGATCCTGAAGCCAAGCCCATTCCCGGCCACCAGTTGAAAAATCCGCTGGACCTGCAGGACCCCGCCAACCTGGATCTGGCAAAATCCCTGTCCAAGATGGACGGCGCATTGCATATCGGTGCGGACGCCAAATTGTATCGGTTTGCGTGTCTTCTAGACGGCCACAGTGTGCCGGGTGAAGACCGCGCTCGAGGCGCTCGCTACAATTCGGCCCTGCGCTTCAGTGCCGAACACCACCACACGCTGATCGTGGTGGTTTCTTCCGATCGACCCGTTTCGGTCATTCATGGAGGCGTGGAGCTTTCGGCCACCTGCCCGTGGCGGCCGACCATTCGTCTGAGCGGCACGCCGCCCACCTTGTCGCAATGGATTACCCTGGAATAG
- a CDS encoding sugar phosphate isomerase/epimerase family protein, with protein MNKPKLACPNFTRDRDRLRRFALQCGLDGVDWSLTLQDLPQSPREASQLLREVSHLRPLEVRYHAAFSNVDLGDHDPQKAREALRLFENVCRLISKLNGESLTIHVGLGRHTTEDLSWERTLDNLSTLNASAMKLGLRLCLENLAWGWTSRPELFEKMLRRSGLWATFDIGHAVVSPSIVTRRFDLEDFVSPHRNRILNAHVYHREWMDRHEPPQAVEDVADRLDLLRTLPLCEWWVLELRDEAAVQSTLHVVRSYLANGWDNQRRATSAL; from the coding sequence ATGAACAAACCCAAGCTGGCCTGTCCCAATTTCACAAGAGATCGCGATCGCTTGCGCCGTTTTGCTCTGCAGTGCGGCCTGGACGGCGTGGACTGGAGTTTGACGCTTCAAGACCTTCCTCAAAGCCCCCGAGAAGCCTCCCAGTTGCTTCGTGAAGTGTCCCATCTGAGGCCCTTGGAAGTGCGGTATCATGCCGCCTTTTCCAATGTGGACCTGGGGGATCACGATCCCCAAAAGGCTCGAGAAGCCCTTCGGCTTTTTGAAAACGTCTGCCGCCTGATTTCCAAACTCAACGGCGAAAGTCTTACCATTCATGTGGGTCTGGGCCGGCACACCACGGAAGACCTTTCCTGGGAAAGAACCTTGGATAACCTTTCCACCCTGAACGCCTCGGCGATGAAGTTGGGCCTGCGCCTTTGCTTGGAAAATCTTGCCTGGGGCTGGACGAGTCGGCCGGAACTTTTTGAAAAGATGTTGCGGCGAAGCGGCCTGTGGGCCACCTTTGACATTGGCCACGCCGTGGTCAGCCCCTCCATTGTGACCCGCCGGTTTGATCTGGAAGACTTCGTATCGCCGCACAGAAACCGCATTCTCAACGCCCATGTCTATCACCGGGAATGGATGGATCGTCATGAACCGCCCCAGGCCGTAGAGGATGTGGCGGATCGTCTGGATCTTTTGCGCACCCTGCCCTTGTGTGAATGGTGGGTGCTGGAGCTGCGCGATGAGGCGGCCGTGCAAAGCACGCTGCACGTGGTACGATCGTATTTGGCCAACGGCTGGGACAACCAACGGCGCGCCACATCAGCATTGTGA
- a CDS encoding CDP-alcohol phosphatidyltransferase family protein, translating into MSFASSNSWQTKPTDRFILRWIKVHLSARLTPHLASMVGIHPWMVTVASSTLGVLAGLVFGLGWGFGAGCLAALAQILDGVDGQLARLRGMETPWGAFWDSTLDRYSDGALIVGMSAYVAQEVPSLSLGVLVSLATAALIGCNLVSYTTARAENLKLDLGPPTLASKGTRTSVVIASAWATVFWKVAPLAALLVLAGISNAVVLRRLRRVRTAQHAVAPASE; encoded by the coding sequence TTGTCTTTCGCATCCTCGAATTCGTGGCAGACCAAACCCACCGATCGCTTTATCCTTCGCTGGATCAAGGTGCACCTTTCGGCGCGCCTCACTCCGCATCTCGCGTCCATGGTCGGCATCCATCCATGGATGGTCACGGTCGCCTCCAGCACCTTGGGCGTTCTGGCGGGCTTGGTCTTCGGGCTGGGGTGGGGTTTTGGGGCCGGATGCCTGGCAGCGTTGGCTCAGATTCTCGACGGTGTGGATGGACAGCTGGCGCGCCTGCGGGGCATGGAAACGCCCTGGGGAGCCTTTTGGGACTCCACACTGGACCGATACAGTGACGGGGCCTTGATCGTGGGCATGAGCGCCTACGTGGCCCAGGAAGTGCCGAGCCTTTCCCTGGGGGTGCTGGTTTCGTTGGCCACAGCGGCTCTTATCGGGTGCAATCTGGTGAGCTACACCACGGCACGAGCGGAAAACCTCAAGCTGGACCTGGGTCCTCCCACCTTGGCCAGCAAAGGCACGCGCACGAGCGTGGTCATCGCGTCGGCATGGGCCACGGTGTTTTGGAAAGTGGCACCCTTGGCGGCCTTGCTTGTCTTGGCGGGCATCAGCAACGCCGTCGTTTTGCGCAGGCTTCGCCGAGTGCGCACGGCGCAACACGCCGTGGCACCGGCATCGGAATAA
- a CDS encoding nucleotidyl transferase family protein, whose protein sequence is MKSDNAMTVLAPCGVIHGRFQILHLDHLRYLLAGKALCEHLVVGITNPEPQLMAYDETDPSRSDPAANPLTYYERLLMVRLALKSSGVSLDDFTIVPFPVNFPDRYHHYVPMDAVFFLTIYDDWGRKKLAMFQSLGLHTHVLWEKPPHEKGLRASDVRRRIRDNLPWEHLVPPSTAQLVHAWNLVERLRSIHSRTVTP, encoded by the coding sequence ATGAAAAGCGATAACGCCATGACCGTTTTGGCTCCGTGCGGCGTCATTCATGGGCGCTTTCAGATCCTTCATCTCGATCATCTTCGGTATCTTTTGGCCGGGAAAGCCCTCTGTGAACATCTGGTGGTGGGCATCACCAACCCGGAACCGCAGCTCATGGCCTACGACGAAACCGATCCGTCTCGCAGCGACCCTGCAGCTAACCCATTGACCTATTACGAAAGACTCCTGATGGTGCGCCTGGCTCTGAAATCGTCCGGCGTGTCGCTGGACGATTTCACCATCGTGCCCTTTCCCGTCAATTTTCCGGACCGCTACCACCATTACGTCCCCATGGACGCCGTGTTTTTTTTGACCATCTACGACGATTGGGGCCGAAAGAAGCTTGCCATGTTTCAGTCCTTGGGGCTCCACACCCACGTTCTTTGGGAAAAACCGCCCCATGAAAAGGGCCTTCGCGCCTCCGACGTGCGGCGCCGCATTCGCGACAACCTGCCCTGGGAACACCTCGTTCCCCCATCCACCGCGCAACTTGTCCACGCTTGGAACCTTGTCGAAAGGCTTCGGTCCATCCACTCCCGCACAGTGACTCCCTGA
- a CDS encoding PilZ domain-containing protein, with amino-acid sequence MQMKVFATQDGKATIVCPQCGLTRRVDASSIYKHNKNVTVRCSCGHSFRVSFEIRQAYRKSTFLFGQYRKIMDDSTGPFRQMTVLDISQHGCRFKTPIAHNLQVNDLVHLEIPLTDARKSIIKVTAQVRYVESQTVGVAFVDFDGGSEKALSFFLLP; translated from the coding sequence ATGCAGATGAAAGTCTTTGCCACACAAGACGGGAAAGCCACGATCGTTTGTCCTCAGTGCGGCCTCACCCGCCGCGTCGATGCCTCGTCCATTTATAAGCATAACAAAAATGTCACGGTTCGCTGCTCCTGCGGACATTCTTTTCGCGTTTCCTTTGAAATCCGCCAAGCTTACCGCAAGTCCACCTTTCTTTTTGGACAATACCGGAAAATAATGGATGACTCCACCGGTCCCTTTCGACAGATGACCGTCTTGGATATTTCCCAGCACGGATGCCGATTTAAAACACCCATCGCCCATAACCTTCAAGTCAACGATCTCGTCCATCTGGAAATCCCTTTGACGGACGCACGCAAGTCGATCATCAAGGTCACGGCCCAAGTGCGCTACGTTGAAAGCCAGACGGTGGGGGTTGCGTTTGTGGATTTTGATGGGGGATCCGAAAAGGCCCTGTCTTTTTTTCTTCTTCCCTAG